From one Sulfurimonas sp. HSL-3221 genomic stretch:
- the acpS gene encoding holo-ACP synthase, translated as MIGIDLVKIERIEGMIARHGERALQRFLSPDEIALVGKPHTAAGFWAAKEACAKALGCGIGGECGFHDIVITKTGRGAPQLALSETVRERFGITDASLSITHDGGFAIAVVALEGKNSL; from the coding sequence ATGATCGGTATCGACCTCGTCAAGATCGAGCGCATCGAAGGGATGATTGCGCGTCACGGCGAGCGGGCGCTGCAGCGCTTTCTCTCCCCCGATGAGATCGCCCTCGTAGGGAAGCCCCATACCGCCGCAGGTTTCTGGGCCGCCAAGGAGGCCTGCGCCAAAGCGCTGGGGTGCGGCATCGGCGGCGAATGCGGCTTCCATGATATCGTCATCACCAAAACCGGCCGCGGCGCCCCCCAGCTTGCCCTCTCCGAGACGGTCCGCGAACGTTTCGGCATCACCGACGCTTCCCTCTCCATCACCCACGACGGCGGCTTCGCCATCGCCGTCGTTGCACTTGAAGGCAAAAACTCCCTATAA